In Ovis aries strain OAR_USU_Benz2616 breed Rambouillet chromosome 14, ARS-UI_Ramb_v3.0, whole genome shotgun sequence, a single genomic region encodes these proteins:
- the LOC100192427 gene encoding Fc gamma 2 receptor precursor (The RefSeq protein has 2 substitutions compared to this genomic sequence), with the protein MAPALPALLCLGLIVGLRTQVQAGTLRKPTIWAEPGSVVTRGSPVTIWCQGPPNANSFSLNKEGTLAPWNAQPPVEPWDRASFFIKRVTEQQAGRYHCSHFIGVNWSEPSEPLELLVAGRLRGSPSLSVQPGPSVAPGENVTLLCQSGNRTDTFLLSKEEAAHRPLRLRSQDQDGQYQAEFSLSPVTSAHGGTYRCYRSLSTDPYLLSQPSEPLALVVSDYTVQNLIRMGLAASVLLLLGILLCQARHDHGGARDKARS; encoded by the exons ATGGCCCCCGTGCTCCCCGCCCTGCTCTGCCTCG GGCTGATTGTGGGCCTGAGGACCCAGGTGCAGGCCG GGACCCTCCGCAAACCCACCATCTGGGCTGAGCCGGGCTCTGTGGTCACCCGGGGGAGCCCCGTGACCATCTGGTGTCAAGGGCCCCCGAATGCCAACAGCTTCAGTCTGAACAAAGAGGGCACCTTAGCCCCCTGGAATGCACAGCCCCCAGTGGAGCCCTGGGACAGGGCCAGCTTCTTCATCAAGCGCGTCACAGAGCAGCAGGCAGGGAGGTACCACTGCTCCCACTTCATCGGAGTTAACTGGTCAGAGCCCAGCGAGCCCCTGGAGCTGCTGGTGGCAG GACGGCTCAGAGACAGCCCCTCCCTCTCGGTGCAGCCGGGCCCCTCGGTGGCCCCGGGGGAGAATGTGACCCTGCTGTGTCAGTCAGGAAACAGGACGGACACTTTCCTTCTGTCCAAGGAGGAGGCAGCCCATCGCCCCCTGCGTCTGCGCTCCCAGGACCAAGACGGGCAGTACCAGGCCGAGTTCTCCTTGAGCCCTGTGACCTCAGCCCACGGGGGCACCTACAGGTGCTACCGCTCACTCAGCACAGACCCCTACCTGCTGTCCCAGCCCAGTGAGCCCCTGGCGCTCGTGGTCTCAG ACTACACGGTGCAGAATCTCATCCGGATGGGCCTCGCGGCCTCGGTCCTGCTGCTCCTCGGGATCCTGCTCTGCCAGGCTCGGCATGACCACGGAGGAGCCCGAGACAAGGCCCGGAGCTGA